From Brienomyrus brachyistius isolate T26 chromosome 21, BBRACH_0.4, whole genome shotgun sequence, the proteins below share one genomic window:
- the LOC125716972 gene encoding tetraspanin-1-like, whose product MGCFTFIKVMMILFNLLIFLGGAGLLAVGIWVSVDGNSFLKVLGPFASQATQFVNVGYFCIVIGAVLVILGFFGCCGALKESKCLLILFFSVILIIFIAEIAAAVVALVYASFAQSILQAWAEPELQNQYGSNPVVTQIWNDTMTNLNCCGFSNYTDFMNSKYYNSNGKSFPPPCCNNTTPCTQTLAQQTNVGGCYQQLLGTLKKNANVVGGVAAAIGAIELASMVVSMYLYCHMDKTGH is encoded by the exons ATGGGGTGCTTCACTTTTATAAAGGTCATGATGATTTTGTTCAACCTCTTGATTTTT CTAGGGGGCGCTGGACTGCTGGCAGTGGGAATCTGGGTGAGTGTGGATGGGAACTCCTTCCTGAAGGTGTTGGGGCCCTTTGCCAGCCAGGCCACACAGTTCGTCAACGTGGGCTACTtctgcattgtcattggagcCGTGCTGGTGATCCTTGGTTTctttggatgctgtggggcCCTGAAGGAGAGCAAGTGTCTTCTCATCCTG TTTTTCAGCGTCATCCTGATTATCTTCATAGCTGAAATTGCAGCTGCAGTTGTTGCCCTGGTCTATGCTTCATTT GCACAGAGCATCCTGCAGGCGTGGGCTGAACCTGAATTGCAGAACCAGTATGGCAGCAACCCAGTGGTCACGCAGATATGGAACGACACCATGACAAAT TTGAATTGCTGCGGCTTCAGCAATTACACGGACTTCATGAATTCAAAATATTACAACTCAAATGGGAAAAGCTTTCCACCGCCTTGCTGCAACAACACCACTCCCTGCACGCAGACATTAGCACAGCAGACCAACGTTGGC gggTGCTACCAACAACTTCTGGGAACTTTaaagaaaaatgcaaatgttGTCGGAGGTGTAGCGGCTGCAATTGGCGCAATTGAG TTGGCGTCGATGGTCGTATCCATGTACTTGTACTGTCACATGGACAAAACTGGACATTAA
- the fzr1b gene encoding fizzy-related protein homolog — protein MDQDYERRLLRQINHQNLPESQLAKSGCATSSPVRVKSGDRFIPTRAGSNWTINFHYANENCRSPNQNHRAKEANTDTGRDTVAYVALLRNELLGAAIETVPDPHTDDRRHSHLSQDTHSLFKYTVDTKRVPFDSSNEVSPYSLSPLSNKSHKLLRSPRKPARKISKIPFKVLDAPELQDDFYLNLVDWSAGNLLSVGLGACVYLWSACTSQVTRLCDLSIDGDSVTSVCWNERGSLVAVGTHKGYVQIWDAAGGRKLSSLDGHSARVGALAWNGDQLSSGSRDRVILQRDVRTPPSTERRLQGHRQEVCGLKWSPDHQHLASGGNDNKLLVWNSSSLLPVQQYSDHLAAVKAIAWSPHQHGLLASGGGTADRCLRFWNTLTGQALQSTDTGSQVCNLAWSKHANELVSTHGYSQNQILVWKYPSLTQVAKLTGHSYRVLYLAVSPDGEAIVTGAGDETLRFWNVFSKTRCTKESKSVLNLFTRIR, from the exons ATGGACCAGGACTACGAGAGACGCCTCCTTCGGCAAATCAATCACCAAAACCTTCCAGAAAGCCAACTGGCCAAG TCAGGCTGTGCTACTTCCAGCCCCGTCAGGGTCAAGTCAGGAGACAGGTTCATCCCCACGCGAGCTGGTAGCAACTGGACTATTAACTTCCACTATGCCAAC GAGAACTGCAGGTCTCCAAATCAGAACCATAGGGCGAAGGAAGCGAACACAGATACAGGCAGAG ATACAGTAGCTTACGTTGCCTTGTTGAGAAACGAGTTGCTCGGAGCTGCCATCGAAACCGTTCCCGACCCACATACAGATGATCGCCGACACAGCCACTTATCCCAAGACACGCACAGCCTGTTCAAG TACACGGTTGACACCAAGAGAGTGCCTTTCGACAGCAGCAATGAGGTGTCTCCCTACTCCCTTTCGCCACTGAGCAACAAGAG TCATAAGCTCCTGCGCTCTCCGCGGAAGCCGGCCCGCAAGATCTCTAAGATCCCCTTCAAGGTCCTGGATGCTCCGGAGCTGCAGGATGACTTCTACCTCAACCTGGTGGACTGGTCTGCGGGAAACCTGCTGAGTGTGGGCCTGGGGGCCTGCGTCTACCTGTGGAGTGCCTGCACCAGCCAG GTCACGAGGCTGTGCGACCTGTCCATTGATGGAGACTCTGTGACTTCGGTGTGTTGGAATGAGAGG GGTAGTTTGGTTGCCGTAGGCACCCACAAAGGCTACGTTCAGATCTGGGATGCGGCTGGGGGCAGGAAGCTCAGCAGCCTGGACGGGCATTCTGCCAGAGTCG GTGCCCTGGCTTGGAACGGGGATCAGCTGTCATCAGGGAGTAGGGACCGCGTCATCCTGCAGAGGGACGTGCGCACTCCCCCATCCACCGAGAGGCGGTTGCAGGGCCACCGGCAGGAAGTTTGTGGCCTCAAGTGGTCCCCTGACCACCAGCACCTTGCCTCGGGGGGAAACGATAacaag CTGTTGGTGTGGAACAGCTCCAGTCTGCTTCCCGTGCAGCAGTACAGTGACCACCTGGCAGCAGTGAAGGCCATCGCCTGGTCACCACACCAGCACGGCCTCCTGGCCTCTGGGGGCGGCACGGCTGACCGCTGCCTTAGGTTTTGGAACACCCTGACTGGCCAGGCCCTGCAGAGCACTGATACTGGCTCGCAGGTCTGCAACCTGGCCTGGTCCAAGCACGCCAATGAGCTG GTCAGTACACATGGATACTCCCAAAACCAGATCCTGGTGTGGAAATACCCGTCCCTGACGCAGGTGGCCAAGCTAACTGGACACTCATACAGGGTGCTTTACCTG GCCGTTTCCCCGGACGGCGAGGCCATTGTGACCGGAGCTGGGGATGAAACTCTTCGCTTCTGGAACGTCTTCAGTAAAACGCGATGCACAAAG GAATCCAAGTCTGTGTTAAACCTCTTCACAAGGATACGGTAG